One Azospirillum sp. TSA2s genomic region harbors:
- the tnpB gene encoding IS66 family insertion sequence element accessory protein TnpB (TnpB, as the term is used for proteins encoded by IS66 family insertion elements, is considered an accessory protein, since TnpC, encoded by a neighboring gene, is a DDE family transposase.): MIGVEGAVRVLVAAKPVDFRKGMDGLAALVQQLLGADPFSGVVYVFRSKRADRVKLLHWDGTGLVLIAKRLEAGQFRWPAIRDGVIRLTPAQLSALVEGLDWTRVRSVRVPRPRSAG, from the coding sequence GTGATCGGCGTCGAGGGCGCGGTGCGGGTCCTGGTCGCCGCCAAGCCGGTCGACTTCCGCAAGGGCATGGATGGGCTGGCCGCCCTGGTGCAGCAGCTGCTGGGGGCGGATCCCTTCAGCGGGGTCGTCTACGTCTTCCGCTCCAAGCGAGCCGACCGGGTGAAACTCCTGCACTGGGACGGCACCGGACTGGTTCTCATCGCGAAGAGATTGGAGGCCGGCCAGTTCCGCTGGCCAGCGATCCGCGACGGCGTGATCCGGCTGACCCCGGCTCAGCTCTCGGCGCTCGTCGAGGGACTGGACTGGACCAGGGTGCGGAGCGTGCGGGTGCCTCGGCCGAGGTCCGCCGGCTGA
- the istA gene encoding IS21 family transposase encodes MPRARSDMRRIREVLRLRDEFGASQRQIADACRLPRSTVRDYLDRLRASGLRYADVLGWTDVELEERLFPPPVTSARPVPDWRHISRELSRRGVTLRLLWEEYLEVHPGGYRYTQFVQHFRAWQGAHAEPRLRREHRPGAAIEVDYAGMTLSVGLGAEARQAQVFVACLPYSGYVYAEATWTQQAEEWLASHVRLFEHLGGVPGKLVPDNLKVGVSHASFYDPAINPAYHDLARHYRTAVLPARVRRPRDKPSAENGVQQVERRVLAPLRDTPFATLDAANAALRDKLAALNAAPLSRRPQDTRASLFATEEKPTLRPLPPERFVPGTWARHKVPPDYHLALDGGVYSVPHTLIGKTVDVHSTAGVISVFLRGKRMACHVRRQDGATVTLDAHRPANHRAVARFTPDTIQADLAAIGPAAALLFARILAGADHPEQAVRAGIGLIRLAATHGTSRLEQACQAALEANVGSYRYVQRWLAAPPATSADPAGAGEHANLRGPSYYH; translated from the coding sequence ATGCCCCGAGCGAGGTCGGACATGCGGCGGATCAGAGAAGTCCTTCGTCTGCGGGATGAGTTCGGCGCCAGCCAACGGCAGATTGCCGATGCCTGCCGGCTGCCGCGCAGCACCGTGCGCGATTACCTGGATCGGCTACGGGCCTCCGGGCTGCGGTACGCGGATGTGCTGGGGTGGACGGACGTCGAGTTGGAGGAGCGGCTGTTCCCGCCTCCGGTCACGTCGGCGCGCCCGGTGCCCGACTGGCGGCACATCAGCCGTGAACTCAGCCGCCGTGGCGTAACGCTGCGGCTGCTGTGGGAGGAATACCTGGAGGTCCATCCCGGCGGCTATCGTTACACCCAATTCGTCCAGCATTTCCGGGCATGGCAGGGTGCCCATGCCGAGCCGCGTCTGCGCCGGGAGCATCGGCCGGGGGCGGCGATCGAGGTTGATTACGCCGGGATGACGCTGAGCGTCGGGCTCGGCGCCGAGGCGCGGCAGGCCCAGGTGTTTGTCGCCTGTCTGCCGTATTCGGGCTACGTCTATGCCGAGGCGACCTGGACCCAGCAGGCGGAGGAGTGGCTGGCCTCCCACGTCCGGCTGTTCGAACATCTGGGCGGCGTGCCGGGCAAGCTGGTGCCGGATAATCTCAAGGTCGGCGTCAGCCACGCCTCCTTCTACGATCCGGCGATCAACCCGGCTTATCACGATCTCGCCCGGCATTACCGCACCGCCGTTCTGCCGGCCCGGGTGAGGCGCCCACGCGATAAGCCCAGCGCCGAGAACGGTGTGCAGCAGGTCGAGCGGCGGGTGCTGGCCCCGTTGCGCGATACGCCCTTCGCCACGTTGGACGCTGCCAACGCAGCCTTGCGCGACAAGCTGGCCGCCCTCAACGCCGCTCCCTTGAGCCGCAGGCCACAGGACACGCGCGCCAGCTTGTTCGCCACCGAGGAGAAGCCGACCCTGCGCCCCTTGCCGCCGGAACGCTTCGTGCCCGGCACCTGGGCTCGCCACAAGGTGCCGCCCGACTATCATCTCGCCCTCGACGGCGGCGTCTACTCAGTGCCCCACACGCTGATCGGCAAGACGGTCGACGTGCACAGCACTGCCGGCGTGATCAGCGTCTTCCTGCGCGGCAAGCGGATGGCCTGCCATGTCCGGCGGCAGGATGGCGCCACCGTGACGCTGGACGCCCATCGCCCTGCCAACCACCGGGCCGTTGCCCGCTTCACCCCCGACACCATTCAGGCCGATTTGGCCGCCATCGGCCCGGCCGCCGCGCTGCTGTTCGCGCGCATCCTGGCCGGCGCCGATCATCCCGAACAGGCGGTGCGGGCCGGGATCGGCCTGATCCGCCTGGCGGCCACCCACGGCACCAGCCGGCTGGAGCAGGCCTGCCAGGCGGCGCTGGAGGCCAACGTCGGATCCTACCGCTACGTCCAGCGCTGGTTGGCGGCGCCCCCCGCCACGTCGGCGGACCCGGCCGGTGCCGGCGAGCACGCCAATCTGCGCGGCCCTTCCTACTATCACTGA
- a CDS encoding AAA family ATPase, whose amino-acid sequence MSLLVAATVNVTVVIDCILSMLWTKRRGVYGSIFRGRTVDGRKYRFKAHGYSFNLRKRPAMGRAPLEGEVWTITGTLKCDPEHGEQVIVEAAALTRPSGRLLIDVLRSERFPGVGMAAATTLWDRWGERLYGILDSGDEGALIEALGTGKRSREQISTILAQWPLVGIEPTVLHWMDGHGFPRHLAQGAARCYGTDVIRLLEEDPYRLTAFGQWEEVDPVARRMGVTPDDPRRLAAACEAVCYARMDLRQETVTDLPLLRDGVRKLLGASVDPLGAIRAAVGAEVLERVPGGFQALGAYGMERYVADRCRALLSGDDAKLSHPELLQGSPHDLLLRNGLEIWQQQNRLALNRQQVEAVHLALTSPLGLLVGSAGVGKTTVLKAICDLADKLNWPLHLIALSGRASRRMSEATKRPARTIAGFLGALSRGESHLDDEPLIVVDEASMVDLPTLFRLLRAAPPGCRFLFVGDPGQLPPIGPGRTLHDLVGCGLIPKVELTEVMRSSAETGIPQFSLAIREGRVPDLQAFDPALGVGVSFMPAARAQIVDAVLHVIAELGPAQVVGSVWGEEARNDGGLHAINAAFHEIAARNKRVLVGSFVEGEPVIWTMNDWDRGVLNGTMGIVLGEDDGGLVVEFDDCGTHLLGHEDLSSLGLSYAVSAHKAQGSQFERIVVPVYRNRLLNRNLLYTAVTRAKRQVVLVGEKEALQAAVGAEDSRKSALAWHLEQHLLEQASLP is encoded by the coding sequence ATGAGCCTGCTCGTGGCAGCAACGGTCAACGTCACCGTCGTGATTGACTGCATTCTGAGCATGCTTTGGACCAAGCGCCGGGGGGTATACGGCAGCATTTTCCGTGGCCGTACCGTGGACGGCCGGAAGTACCGGTTCAAAGCGCACGGCTACAGCTTCAACCTAAGAAAGCGCCCGGCCATGGGGCGCGCGCCGCTGGAGGGCGAGGTCTGGACGATCACAGGCACGCTGAAGTGTGATCCGGAACACGGCGAACAGGTGATCGTCGAAGCCGCAGCCCTGACGCGGCCAAGTGGTCGCCTTCTGATCGACGTTCTCCGCAGCGAGCGCTTCCCGGGCGTCGGCATGGCCGCTGCCACGACACTCTGGGATCGCTGGGGCGAACGCCTGTACGGCATCCTCGACAGCGGCGATGAAGGCGCGCTGATTGAAGCCTTGGGTACTGGCAAGCGCTCTCGTGAGCAGATCTCCACCATCCTCGCCCAATGGCCCCTGGTGGGGATCGAGCCTACGGTGCTGCACTGGATGGATGGGCACGGTTTTCCTCGGCACCTAGCCCAAGGCGCCGCGCGTTGCTACGGGACCGACGTGATCAGGCTCCTCGAGGAGGACCCATACCGCCTCACCGCATTTGGGCAATGGGAAGAGGTTGACCCTGTGGCGCGGCGCATGGGGGTGACTCCTGACGATCCTCGGCGCCTGGCGGCCGCCTGCGAGGCCGTGTGCTACGCTCGCATGGACTTGCGCCAGGAAACCGTTACGGACCTCCCTTTGCTCCGCGATGGCGTCAGGAAGCTCCTGGGCGCCTCTGTGGACCCCCTTGGAGCAATTCGCGCAGCGGTAGGTGCCGAAGTGCTGGAACGCGTTCCTGGGGGCTTCCAGGCGCTTGGAGCGTACGGCATGGAGCGGTATGTCGCAGACCGCTGCCGCGCGCTGTTGAGCGGCGATGACGCCAAGCTATCCCACCCCGAGCTGTTGCAGGGAAGCCCGCACGATCTCTTGCTGCGCAACGGCCTCGAAATTTGGCAGCAGCAGAATCGCTTGGCGCTGAACCGGCAGCAGGTTGAGGCCGTTCATCTGGCGCTTACGAGTCCACTGGGCCTGCTTGTCGGTAGTGCTGGCGTCGGCAAAACCACCGTCCTGAAGGCGATCTGCGACCTTGCGGACAAGCTCAACTGGCCGCTGCACCTGATCGCCCTCTCGGGGCGAGCGAGCCGCCGAATGAGCGAGGCGACCAAGAGGCCGGCACGCACCATCGCCGGGTTCTTGGGCGCCCTCTCGCGCGGAGAATCGCACCTCGACGACGAGCCACTGATCGTCGTCGACGAGGCGTCGATGGTCGATCTGCCCACCCTGTTCCGGCTTCTCCGGGCTGCTCCACCTGGCTGTCGCTTCCTTTTCGTCGGCGACCCCGGCCAGCTGCCGCCAATCGGTCCTGGCCGGACGCTTCACGATCTCGTGGGCTGCGGGCTGATCCCCAAGGTCGAGTTGACGGAGGTGATGCGCTCGTCTGCAGAGACGGGCATTCCACAGTTCTCTTTAGCTATCCGGGAAGGCCGGGTTCCCGACCTCCAGGCGTTCGATCCTGCGTTGGGCGTTGGGGTGTCGTTCATGCCGGCGGCACGAGCGCAGATCGTCGACGCGGTTCTGCACGTCATCGCCGAGTTGGGGCCCGCTCAAGTCGTGGGATCCGTCTGGGGGGAAGAGGCCCGCAACGACGGCGGCCTGCACGCGATCAACGCGGCATTCCACGAGATCGCCGCCCGCAATAAACGTGTGCTGGTCGGCAGCTTCGTTGAGGGCGAGCCGGTTATCTGGACCATGAACGATTGGGACCGTGGGGTGCTCAATGGAACCATGGGCATCGTTCTGGGCGAGGACGACGGCGGTCTCGTGGTCGAGTTCGACGACTGCGGAACCCACCTGCTGGGCCACGAAGACCTGTCAAGCCTGGGGCTGTCCTACGCCGTTTCGGCCCATAAGGCGCAAGGGTCGCAGTTCGAGCGCATCGTTGTGCCGGTCTACAGGAACAGGCTGCTGAACCGGAACCTGCTGTACACCGCCGTAACCCGCGCCAAACGACAGGTCGTCCTCGTTGGCGAGAAGGAAGCCCTGCAAGCCGCCGTCGGCGCCGAGGATAGCCGTAAGTCGGCACTCGCATGGCACCTAGAACAGCACCTCTTGGAGCAAGCCTCGCTTCCATGA
- a CDS encoding transposase produces the protein MSTLDLTLDQEPVRVRRMEVITSDVGRRTWSPEEKARILAEAAVPGAVVSEVARHHGLRPQQVFGWRRKARAANRFQEEGLVFAPVVLDTTPPPAAPKGLPAIEVQIGDAVVRVPAGMDSATVKAVLRAVRASR, from the coding sequence GTGTCTACGCTCGACCTTACGCTTGACCAGGAGCCCGTGCGGGTGCGCCGCATGGAGGTGATCACGAGCGATGTAGGGCGCCGGACTTGGTCGCCAGAGGAGAAGGCGCGGATCCTGGCGGAGGCGGCGGTGCCCGGGGCCGTGGTCTCCGAAGTGGCCCGGCATCACGGATTGCGGCCGCAGCAGGTGTTCGGCTGGCGCCGGAAAGCGCGTGCCGCCAACCGCTTCCAGGAAGAGGGCTTGGTGTTCGCGCCGGTGGTGCTGGACACCACGCCACCCCCAGCCGCACCGAAGGGGCTCCCGGCCATCGAGGTGCAGATCGGCGATGCGGTGGTGCGCGTGCCGGCCGGCATGGACAGCGCCACCGTCAAGGCGGTGCTGCGCGCGGTGAGGGCGTCGCGGTGA
- the istB gene encoding IS21-like element helper ATPase IstB, producing MLSHPTFDQLSDLGLHGMAKALREMQTNREAGTLSHEEWLGVLLDHEVTLRRQKRFEARAKSARLRHPAVIEDVDFRAPRGLDRALFQKLATCRWIHDHQNVIITGPTGIGKSWLACALGHRACRENLSVLYQRMPRLFETLALAHGDGRYARLMRGFARVRLLILDDWGPEPLNAEQRRDLLEIVEDRYNAGSLLITSQIPTDRWHELIGDPTLGDAILDRILHNAYRIDLTGDSMRKPRRQPALSDGE from the coding sequence ATGCTTTCCCATCCCACCTTCGACCAGCTCAGCGACCTGGGGCTGCACGGCATGGCCAAGGCGTTGCGCGAGATGCAGACCAACCGCGAGGCCGGCACCCTCAGCCATGAGGAATGGCTGGGTGTGCTGCTCGATCACGAGGTGACGCTGCGGCGGCAGAAACGTTTCGAAGCGCGCGCCAAGAGCGCCCGGCTGCGCCATCCCGCCGTGATCGAGGATGTTGATTTCCGGGCGCCGCGTGGGCTGGACCGCGCGCTGTTCCAGAAGCTGGCGACCTGCCGATGGATCCACGACCACCAGAACGTGATCATCACCGGGCCGACCGGCATCGGCAAATCCTGGCTGGCCTGCGCGCTTGGCCACCGTGCCTGCCGCGAAAACCTATCGGTACTCTACCAGCGGATGCCCCGGCTGTTCGAGACCCTGGCCCTGGCACATGGCGACGGCCGTTACGCCCGCCTGATGCGTGGCTTCGCCCGCGTGCGACTTCTCATCTTGGACGACTGGGGACCAGAGCCGCTGAACGCAGAGCAGCGCCGCGACCTGCTCGAGATCGTAGAGGACCGCTACAACGCCGGCTCTCTGCTGATCACCAGCCAAATCCCCACGGACCGCTGGCACGAACTCATTGGGGATCCGACTCTCGGGGACGCGATCTTGGACCGCATTCTTCACAACGCCTACCGCATCGACCTCACCGGAGACTCAATGCGCAAGCCGCGACGCCAGCCAGCCCTGTCCGACGGAGAGTGA
- the istA gene encoding IS21 family transposase, with amino-acid sequence MPALRLSMRQIRELFRLKFGSLLPTSDRQIAAQLGVARSTVAEYLERAHVAGLSWPLPPDLSDAELEERLFARPNIRPGARRRPEPDWAAMHRELKRPGVTLMILWEEYRAAHPDGYGYSRFCELYREFEARLAPSMRQPHLAGDKVFVDYSGKTLPIRDPATGAVRPAQLFIAVLGASNYTYAEATWTQTLPDWIGAHVRMLEAFQGCPRLIVPDNLKSGVLKASFYDPELNRSYAHMAHAYSVGILPARPRRPRDKAKVEAGVRIAQYFILGRLRNLPFFSLAEANGAIDRVLEDLNTRPQRRLGLSRRELFEQLDRPALRPLPDTPYEYAEWKLVRVGPDYHVEVAGFYYSVPAALIRQQIDARLTATTVEFFHRGQRVAAHARRHGGERHSTVPEHMPAAHRRYAEWSPERFERDAGDLGPNTVALIRAILASRPHPEQGFRTCRGVLKLFRGPNRARAEAVSARALEIGATTADSIASILRNNLDRVRSTARPEAPALDHANIRGSRYFH; translated from the coding sequence ATGCCAGCCTTGAGGCTTTCCATGCGGCAAATCCGTGAATTGTTTCGCCTGAAGTTCGGCAGCCTGCTGCCGACCAGCGATCGCCAGATCGCAGCCCAGCTCGGTGTCGCGCGCAGCACCGTGGCGGAGTACCTGGAGCGCGCCCATGTCGCAGGCCTGTCCTGGCCACTGCCCCCCGACCTCAGCGATGCCGAGCTGGAGGAGCGGCTGTTCGCCCGTCCGAACATTCGCCCCGGCGCCCGCCGGCGTCCGGAACCCGACTGGGCGGCTATGCACCGCGAACTCAAACGCCCGGGCGTCACGCTGATGATCCTGTGGGAGGAGTACCGCGCCGCTCATCCCGACGGCTACGGCTACAGCCGCTTCTGCGAGTTGTACCGGGAGTTCGAGGCGCGGCTCGCCCCCAGCATGCGTCAGCCCCACCTGGCCGGCGACAAGGTCTTCGTCGACTACTCCGGCAAGACGCTGCCCATCCGCGATCCCGCCACCGGCGCCGTGCGGCCCGCCCAGCTCTTCATCGCCGTGCTGGGCGCCTCCAACTACACCTACGCCGAGGCGACCTGGACGCAGACGCTGCCCGACTGGATCGGGGCGCATGTCCGCATGCTGGAAGCGTTTCAGGGCTGCCCGCGTCTGATCGTGCCGGACAACCTGAAAAGCGGCGTCCTCAAGGCTTCCTTTTACGACCCGGAGCTCAACCGCAGTTATGCCCACATGGCGCACGCCTACAGCGTCGGCATCCTGCCGGCGCGTCCGCGTCGCCCGCGTGACAAGGCCAAGGTGGAAGCCGGTGTGCGCATTGCGCAATACTTCATCCTCGGCCGGCTGCGCAATCTGCCGTTCTTCTCCCTGGCCGAAGCCAATGGCGCGATCGACCGGGTGCTGGAAGACCTCAACACACGACCCCAGCGTCGCCTTGGGCTCAGCCGCAGGGAGCTGTTCGAACAGCTTGATCGGCCGGCGCTGCGGCCGCTACCCGACACGCCCTACGAATACGCGGAGTGGAAGCTCGTGCGCGTCGGCCCCGACTACCATGTCGAGGTCGCCGGCTTCTACTACTCGGTACCGGCGGCGCTGATCCGCCAACAGATCGACGCACGCCTCACCGCCACCACGGTGGAGTTCTTCCACCGCGGCCAGCGGGTCGCCGCCCATGCCCGCCGACACGGCGGCGAGCGCCACAGCACCGTGCCCGAGCACATGCCGGCGGCACACCGCCGATACGCCGAGTGGAGCCCTGAACGTTTCGAGCGGGACGCCGGCGACCTCGGCCCCAACACTGTGGCGTTGATCCGCGCCATCCTCGCCAGCCGGCCGCACCCGGAACAGGGCTTCCGCACCTGCCGTGGCGTGCTGAAGCTGTTTCGCGGCCCCAACCGGGCCCGCGCCGAGGCGGTGAGTGCCCGGGCGCTGGAGATCGGCGCCACCACCGCCGACAGCATCGCCTCGATCCTACGCAACAACCTGGACCGGGTTCGCTCCACCGCCCGCCCTGAGGCGCCGGCGCTGGACCACGCCAACATCCGCGGCTCGCGGTACTTTCATTAG
- a CDS encoding ATP-binding protein, producing MMKHVNHERLLQLRLYGMAKGLEALERLPDRGQLAFDEQLGTLIEREAAERANTALASRLKRARLRQTACLEDLDLRTPRGLDRGVVRELATGRWVTENRPVLITGPTGIGKTWLACALGNQAAREGHSVLYTRLTRLLDDLATARLDGNQAAREGHSVLYTRLTRLLDDLATARLDGSLARLLRRIARLDLLILDDWAMTELTAAQRLDLMEVIDDRHDRAATMLATQVPVANWHRLIGDATYADAILDRLVHRAYRIDLHGDSMRRTKADAACETPDT from the coding sequence ATGATGAAGCACGTCAACCACGAGCGGCTGCTCCAGTTGCGGCTGTACGGCATGGCCAAGGGGCTGGAGGCGCTGGAACGCCTGCCCGATCGCGGCCAACTGGCCTTCGACGAGCAGTTGGGCACGCTGATCGAGCGGGAAGCGGCGGAGCGGGCCAACACCGCGCTTGCCAGCCGGCTGAAACGCGCCCGGCTGCGCCAGACTGCCTGCCTGGAGGATCTCGACCTGCGCACCCCGCGTGGGCTCGACCGCGGTGTTGTGCGCGAGCTGGCCACCGGGCGTTGGGTGACGGAGAACCGGCCGGTTCTGATCACCGGCCCGACCGGGATCGGCAAGACCTGGCTGGCCTGTGCACTCGGCAACCAGGCGGCGCGGGAAGGCCACAGCGTACTCTACACCCGGCTGACCCGCCTGCTGGACGATCTGGCCACCGCCCGCCTGGACGGCAACCAGGCGGCGCGGGAAGGCCACAGCGTACTCTACACCCGGCTGACCCGCCTGCTGGACGATCTGGCCACCGCCCGCCTGGACGGTTCGCTCGCCCGGCTGCTGCGACGGATCGCCCGGCTCGACCTGCTGATCCTGGATGACTGGGCGATGACCGAGCTGACCGCGGCTCAGCGCCTGGACCTGATGGAGGTGATCGACGACCGCCACGACCGGGCCGCAACCATGCTGGCCACCCAAGTTCCCGTGGCCAACTGGCATCGGCTCATCGGGGATGCCACCTACGCCGACGCCATCCTCGACCGCCTCGTGCACCGGGCCTACCGCATCGACCTGCATGGCGACTCCATGCGCCGCACCAAGGCCGACGCCGCCTGCGAAACCCCCGACACCTAA